A genomic region of Conger conger chromosome 6, fConCon1.1, whole genome shotgun sequence contains the following coding sequences:
- the LOC133130094 gene encoding neuroplastin-like isoform X2: MMPRSVMLAVVLLGVSIMHSVLAQSEPRINSTDDMELPKSGPVSLQCNLTSAQSPPQEAFWMKNGETISETTKELNNTEYRILKPRADDAGQYVCVFTFDLLPPANATIDVKAAPDITGHKRSENKNEGQTALLYCKSVGYPHPVWTWYKMDAGMCVEIDNSSGRIFVSNKDNYTELSIENLDIRKDPGEYLCNATNVMGSRSIRSILRVRSHLAPLWPFLGVVVEILILVVIIVVYEKRKRPDEVPDAGPMKTNSTNNHKDKNLRQRNTN, translated from the exons AGCCCAGGATCAACTCCACCGACGACATGGAGCTGCCCAAGAGCGGCCCCGTCTCCCTGCAGTGCAACCTGACCAGCGCACAGAGCCCCCCGCAGGAAGCCTTCTGGATGAAGAACGGGGAGACGATCTCTGAGACGACCAAGGAGCTCAACAACACCGAATACAG GATCCTGAAGCCAAGGGCGGATGATGCGGGGCAATACGTGTGCGTTTTCACCTTTGACCTGTTGCCACCTGCTAACGCCACAATTGATGTCAAAG CTGCTCCTGATATCACAGGCCACAAGCGCAGTGAGAACAAAAACGAGGGCCAGACCGCCTTACTGTATTGTAAGTCTGTGGGATACCCCCATCCTGTGTGGACCTGGTACAAAATGgatgcaggcatgtgtgtg gAAATTGACAACTCCTCCGGGCGGATTTTCGTCAGCAACAAGGACAACTACACGGAACTGAGCATCGAGAACCTGGACATCAGGAAGGACCCGGGCGAGTATCTGTGCAACGCCACCAACGTGATGGGCAGCAGGTCCATCCGCTCCATCCTGAGGGTGCGCAGCCACCTGGCCCCGCTCTGGCCCTTCCTGGGCGTGGTGGTGGAGATCCTCATCCTGGTGGTCATCATCGTGGTGTACGAGAAGCGCAAGCGGCCGGACGAGGTGCCTGACG CGGGACCAAT GAAAACAAATTCCACAAACAACCACAAAGACAAAAACCTGCGCCAGAGGAACACAAACTAA
- the LOC133130094 gene encoding neuroplastin-like isoform X3 produces the protein MMPRSVMLAVVLLGVSIMHSVLAQSAGFVKSPMSETKLTGDTVELYCEAVGTPTPELQWWYGETNRADSFKQLWHGAKKRRVSINEASGSRNTVSVLAIARLALEDSGTYDCRASNDRRRNDPRQNPSLTWIRTQATISVRQKPRINSTDDMELPKSGPVSLQCNLTSAQSPPQEAFWMKNGETISETTKELNNTEYRILKPRADDAGQYVCVFTFDLLPPANATIDVKAAPDITGHKRSENKNEGQTALLYCKSVGYPHPVWTWYKMDAGMCVEIDNSSGRIFVSNKDNYTELSIENLDIRKDPGEYLCNATNVMGSRSIRSILRVRSHLAPLWPFLGVVVEILILVVIIVVYEKRKRPDEVPDDDETAGPMKTNSTNNHKDKNLRQRNTN, from the exons CTGGGTTTGTGAAGTCGCCCATGTCAGAGACAAAGCTGACAGGGGACACGGTGGAGCTCTACTGCGAAGCCGTgggcacccccacccccgagcTCCAGTGGTGGTACGGCGAGACCAACCGGGCGGACTCCTTCAAGCAGCTGTGGCACGGCGCGAAAAAGCGCCGGGTGTCCATAAACGAGGCCTCCGGGAGCAGGAACACGGTGAGCGTGCTGGCCATCGCGCGGCTCGCCCTGGAGGACTCGGGCACCTACGACTGCCGGGCCAGCAATGACCGGCGCCGCAACGACCCCAGGCAAAACCCCAGCCTCACCTGGATTCGAACGCAGGCCACCATTTCCGTTCGGCAGA AGCCCAGGATCAACTCCACCGACGACATGGAGCTGCCCAAGAGCGGCCCCGTCTCCCTGCAGTGCAACCTGACCAGCGCACAGAGCCCCCCGCAGGAAGCCTTCTGGATGAAGAACGGGGAGACGATCTCTGAGACGACCAAGGAGCTCAACAACACCGAATACAG GATCCTGAAGCCAAGGGCGGATGATGCGGGGCAATACGTGTGCGTTTTCACCTTTGACCTGTTGCCACCTGCTAACGCCACAATTGATGTCAAAG CTGCTCCTGATATCACAGGCCACAAGCGCAGTGAGAACAAAAACGAGGGCCAGACCGCCTTACTGTATTGTAAGTCTGTGGGATACCCCCATCCTGTGTGGACCTGGTACAAAATGgatgcaggcatgtgtgtg gAAATTGACAACTCCTCCGGGCGGATTTTCGTCAGCAACAAGGACAACTACACGGAACTGAGCATCGAGAACCTGGACATCAGGAAGGACCCGGGCGAGTATCTGTGCAACGCCACCAACGTGATGGGCAGCAGGTCCATCCGCTCCATCCTGAGGGTGCGCAGCCACCTGGCCCCGCTCTGGCCCTTCCTGGGCGTGGTGGTGGAGATCCTCATCCTGGTGGTCATCATCGTGGTGTACGAGAAGCGCAAGCGGCCGGACGAGGTGCCTGACG ATGACGAAACAGCGGGACCAAT GAAAACAAATTCCACAAACAACCACAAAGACAAAAACCTGCGCCAGAGGAACACAAACTAA
- the LOC133130094 gene encoding neuroplastin-like isoform X1, whose translation MMPRSVMLAVVLLGVSIMHSVLAQSEPRINSTDDMELPKSGPVSLQCNLTSAQSPPQEAFWMKNGETISETTKELNNTEYRILKPRADDAGQYVCVFTFDLLPPANATIDVKAAPDITGHKRSENKNEGQTALLYCKSVGYPHPVWTWYKMDAGMCVEIDNSSGRIFVSNKDNYTELSIENLDIRKDPGEYLCNATNVMGSRSIRSILRVRSHLAPLWPFLGVVVEILILVVIIVVYEKRKRPDEVPDDDETAGPMKTNSTNNHKDKNLRQRNTN comes from the exons AGCCCAGGATCAACTCCACCGACGACATGGAGCTGCCCAAGAGCGGCCCCGTCTCCCTGCAGTGCAACCTGACCAGCGCACAGAGCCCCCCGCAGGAAGCCTTCTGGATGAAGAACGGGGAGACGATCTCTGAGACGACCAAGGAGCTCAACAACACCGAATACAG GATCCTGAAGCCAAGGGCGGATGATGCGGGGCAATACGTGTGCGTTTTCACCTTTGACCTGTTGCCACCTGCTAACGCCACAATTGATGTCAAAG CTGCTCCTGATATCACAGGCCACAAGCGCAGTGAGAACAAAAACGAGGGCCAGACCGCCTTACTGTATTGTAAGTCTGTGGGATACCCCCATCCTGTGTGGACCTGGTACAAAATGgatgcaggcatgtgtgtg gAAATTGACAACTCCTCCGGGCGGATTTTCGTCAGCAACAAGGACAACTACACGGAACTGAGCATCGAGAACCTGGACATCAGGAAGGACCCGGGCGAGTATCTGTGCAACGCCACCAACGTGATGGGCAGCAGGTCCATCCGCTCCATCCTGAGGGTGCGCAGCCACCTGGCCCCGCTCTGGCCCTTCCTGGGCGTGGTGGTGGAGATCCTCATCCTGGTGGTCATCATCGTGGTGTACGAGAAGCGCAAGCGGCCGGACGAGGTGCCTGACG ATGACGAAACAGCGGGACCAAT GAAAACAAATTCCACAAACAACCACAAAGACAAAAACCTGCGCCAGAGGAACACAAACTAA